Proteins encoded within one genomic window of Deltaproteobacteria bacterium:
- the tsf gene encoding translation elongation factor Ts, whose amino-acid sequence MAEISAQLVKELREKTGAGMMDCKKALSETGGDMQKAEEWLRIKGIAKAGSKGGRTAAEGLVGSYIHMGGKIGVLVEVNCETDFVARNEDFQALVKDIAMHIAASNPLYVKAEDIPEADKAREADVQRAKLKEEGKVPEAKWPMVLEGKMSKWFQDVCLLNQPFVKDPDKTVEALVKERVAKIGENIQVRRFARFQVGEGIEKKKEDLAAAVAEQINAAKH is encoded by the coding sequence ATGGCTGAGATTTCGGCGCAGTTGGTGAAGGAGCTCCGCGAGAAGACCGGCGCGGGCATGATGGACTGCAAGAAGGCGCTCTCGGAGACGGGCGGCGACATGCAGAAGGCGGAGGAGTGGCTCCGCATCAAGGGCATCGCCAAGGCGGGCTCCAAGGGCGGCCGCACCGCCGCTGAGGGCCTGGTCGGCAGCTACATCCACATGGGCGGCAAGATCGGCGTCCTCGTGGAGGTGAACTGCGAGACCGACTTCGTGGCCCGCAACGAGGACTTCCAGGCGCTGGTGAAGGACATCGCGATGCACATCGCGGCGTCGAACCCGCTCTACGTGAAGGCCGAGGACATCCCCGAGGCCGACAAGGCCCGCGAGGCCGACGTCCAGCGCGCCAAGCTCAAGGAAGAGGGCAAGGTGCCCGAGGCCAAGTGGCCCATGGTGCTCGAGGGCAAGATGAGCAAGTGGTTCCAGGACGTGTGCCTGCTGAACCAGCCCTTCGTGAAGGATCCGGACAAGACCGTCGAGGCGCTGGTGAAGGAGCGCGTGGCCAAGATCGGCGAGAACATCCAGGTGCGCCGCTTCGCCCGCTTCCAGGTGGGCGAGGGCATCGAGAAGAAGAAGGAAGACCTGGCCGCCGCCGTGGCCGAGCAGATCAACGCGGCCAAGCACTAG
- the rpsB gene encoding 30S ribosomal protein S2, translated as MAAPQGISMKQLLEAGVHFGHQTKRWNPKMKPYIFGARNGIYIIDLQKTVVLARQALKFVADTTAKGGAVLFVGTKKQAQDAVREEATRAGQYYVTNRWLGGTLTNFKTIKAGIDRLKGIEKMETDGTFERLPKKEVASLQREKEKLEKNLGGIKELTKMPSAIFVIDPKKEHIAIHEARRLGVPIVAVVDTNCDPEGIDYVIPGNDDAIRSIRLFTGKVADACVEGGARYAAYKASHGGDEERGSDRDEASERRGGRGDRDRRGPRGDRGGDRRGPREDRERGSSSTPEVQVLRKNDGAPVTEGEPAAAEGGERPQE; from the coding sequence ATGGCCGCCCCCCAGGGCATCAGCATGAAGCAGCTCCTGGAGGCCGGCGTTCACTTCGGCCACCAGACCAAGCGCTGGAACCCGAAGATGAAGCCCTACATCTTCGGTGCCCGCAACGGCATCTACATCATCGACCTGCAGAAGACGGTCGTGCTCGCCCGCCAGGCCCTCAAGTTCGTGGCCGACACCACGGCCAAGGGCGGCGCGGTGCTCTTCGTGGGCACCAAGAAGCAGGCCCAGGACGCCGTGCGTGAGGAGGCCACCCGCGCCGGTCAGTACTACGTGACCAACCGCTGGCTGGGCGGCACGCTCACCAACTTCAAGACCATCAAGGCCGGCATCGATCGCCTCAAGGGCATCGAGAAGATGGAGACCGACGGCACCTTCGAGCGCCTGCCGAAGAAGGAAGTGGCCAGCCTCCAGCGCGAGAAGGAGAAGCTGGAGAAAAACCTGGGCGGCATCAAAGAGCTGACCAAGATGCCCAGCGCCATCTTCGTGATCGACCCGAAGAAGGAGCACATCGCCATCCACGAGGCGCGCCGCCTGGGCGTTCCCATCGTGGCGGTGGTCGACACCAACTGCGACCCCGAGGGCATCGACTACGTCATCCCCGGCAACGACGACGCCATCCGCTCCATCCGCCTGTTCACGGGCAAGGTGGCCGACGCGTGCGTCGAGGGCGGCGCCCGCTACGCGGCCTACAAGGCCTCGCACGGCGGCGACGAGGAGCGCGGCTCGGACCGCGACGAGGCCAGCGAGCGCCGGGGCGGCCGTGGTGACCGCGACCGCCGTGGCCCCCGTGGCGACCGCGGCGGCGACCGCCGTGGCCCCCGCGAGGATCGCGAGCGCGGCAGCTCCAGCACCCCCGAGGTGCAGGTGCTCCGCAAAAACGACGGCGCCCCCGTGACCGAGGGCGAGCCGGCGGCGGCCGAGGGCGGCGAGCGGCCCCAGGAGTAA
- a CDS encoding FMN-binding negative transcriptional regulator, translated as MYLPKLFENPERAQLVELMRAHPFATVLALRDEAPEISHLPVLVARDSPLTLHAHVARANPLGKLVAEGARLTVIFHGPHCYVSPRLYKNADNVPTWNYAVVHASGRARVLPPDAALAHLTALAARFESNVAEPWAPAHAGDLAQELVPALVAFELEVEQLSGKFKLSQNRKPEDWQGVVDAFERSPNADERAVLTLMKRQGPPR; from the coding sequence ATGTACCTGCCCAAGCTCTTCGAAAACCCGGAGCGCGCGCAGCTCGTCGAGCTCATGCGCGCGCATCCCTTCGCGACCGTGCTCGCGCTCCGTGACGAAGCGCCGGAGATTTCGCACCTGCCCGTGCTCGTGGCGCGGGACTCGCCACTCACGCTGCACGCGCATGTTGCACGCGCGAACCCTCTCGGAAAGCTCGTCGCCGAGGGCGCGCGGCTCACGGTCATCTTTCACGGGCCGCACTGCTACGTCTCGCCGCGGCTCTACAAGAACGCCGACAACGTCCCGACCTGGAACTACGCAGTCGTCCACGCCAGCGGCCGCGCGCGCGTGCTCCCGCCCGACGCCGCGCTCGCGCACCTCACCGCGCTCGCGGCGCGCTTCGAGTCCAACGTCGCCGAGCCCTGGGCGCCCGCGCACGCCGGCGATCTCGCGCAGGAGCTGGTTCCAGCGCTGGTCGCGTTCGAGCTCGAGGTGGAGCAGCTCTCGGGCAAGTTCAAGCTGAGCCAGAACCGCAAGCCCGAGGACTGGCAGGGCGTCGTCGACGCGTTCGAGCGGTCGCCGAACGCCGACGAGCGCGCCGTCCTGACGCTCATGAAGCGGCAAGGCCCGCCCCGATAG
- the secA gene encoding preprotein translocase subunit SecA translates to MFDFAMKLILGTQNERDIKRLRPKVAAIGEMESKVKALTDDQMRARIAEMKVEIQEKGKTLDEALIESFALTREAGVRALGMRHFDVQLIGGMVLHQGRIAEMRTGEGKTLVATLPSVLNSLSGRGVHVVTVNDYLARRDAEWMGKLYGFLGLTTGVIVHDLNDRQRQEAYRSDITYGQNNEFGFDYLRDNMKFNLRDYVQRELNYAVVDEVDSILIDEARTPLIISGPSDEATDKYYKVDRVLPGLVAERDYEVDEKMRSVLLTDDGIERLEKALNIPNLYDPLEIETLHHVEQALRAHTLYKRDRDYVVKDGQVLIVDEFTGRILPGRRWSDGLHQAVEAKEGVKIEAENQTLATISFQNYFRMYSKLSGMTGTADTEASEFDKIYSLRVNIIPTNRPMVRKDQEDVVYKTEREKFIAAAEEIEVLHKKGQPVLVGTVSIAKSEAISNILKKRGVPHEVLNAKQHEREAMIVAQAGRPGAVTIATNMAGRGTDILLGGNAEALARAELGRAPDAPTTGPDGTGPVTPEQLAAHEQALKDYEVRREQIIQKHKDECARDQAKVKEAGGLFILGTERHESRRIDNQLRGRAGRQGDAGASRFYLSLEDDLMRIFGSERISGLMERMGMKEGEVIEHRWLTSAIANAQEKVEAHHFDARKNLIEYDDVMNQQRKTIYGLRKVVLGAGADVPVVEYDEDVKTKKKTRREFKVTWDDLHARVLDYVEDLIINITEQYCIKPNNPQEWDLEGLGRAVKEHFNVEMSFSATSANSREELQDQIFQVVSKHYEGKEKEIGTEQFRKIEQYFFLSTIDALWKDHLLAMDHLRQGVGLRGYAQLDPKNEYKKEGYEMFEMMMGNIKSSMVGTMMRVQAQRPEQQQQQAAAHDHAHDGHDHAHDHEPAPQASETLAALERRMAQRKPQRMIEGRGSGDGEFVANKQTQVKRDEPKVGRNDPCPCGSGKKYKKCHGAEATA, encoded by the coding sequence ATGTTCGACTTTGCGATGAAGCTCATCCTGGGCACCCAGAACGAGCGCGACATCAAGCGGTTGCGCCCCAAGGTGGCCGCGATCGGCGAGATGGAGAGCAAGGTCAAAGCGCTCACCGACGACCAGATGCGCGCCCGCATCGCGGAGATGAAGGTCGAGATCCAGGAGAAGGGCAAGACCCTGGACGAGGCGCTCATCGAGAGCTTCGCGCTCACCCGCGAGGCCGGCGTCCGCGCGCTGGGCATGCGTCACTTCGACGTGCAGCTCATCGGCGGCATGGTGCTCCACCAGGGCCGCATCGCCGAGATGCGCACCGGCGAAGGCAAGACCCTCGTGGCCACGCTGCCCTCGGTGCTGAACTCGCTCTCCGGCCGGGGCGTGCACGTGGTCACCGTGAACGACTACCTGGCCCGCCGCGACGCGGAGTGGATGGGCAAGCTGTACGGCTTCCTCGGCCTGACCACCGGCGTGATCGTGCACGACCTGAACGATCGCCAGCGGCAGGAGGCGTACCGCTCGGACATTACCTACGGCCAGAACAACGAGTTCGGCTTCGACTACCTGCGCGACAACATGAAGTTCAACCTGCGCGACTACGTGCAGCGCGAGCTCAACTATGCGGTCGTCGACGAGGTCGACTCGATCCTCATCGACGAGGCGCGCACGCCGCTCATCATCAGCGGCCCGTCGGATGAGGCGACGGACAAGTACTACAAGGTCGACCGCGTGCTGCCGGGCCTGGTGGCCGAGCGCGACTACGAAGTCGACGAGAAGATGCGCTCGGTGCTCCTCACCGACGACGGCATCGAGCGGCTCGAGAAGGCCCTCAACATCCCCAACCTGTACGACCCGCTCGAGATCGAGACCCTGCACCACGTGGAGCAGGCGCTGCGCGCGCACACGCTCTACAAGCGCGATCGCGACTACGTGGTGAAGGACGGGCAGGTGCTCATCGTCGACGAGTTCACCGGCCGCATCCTCCCCGGGCGCCGCTGGAGCGACGGCTTGCACCAGGCGGTGGAGGCCAAGGAGGGCGTGAAGATCGAAGCCGAGAACCAGACGCTCGCCACGATCTCCTTCCAGAACTACTTCCGCATGTACTCGAAGCTCTCGGGCATGACCGGCACCGCCGACACCGAGGCCTCCGAGTTCGACAAGATCTACTCGCTGCGCGTGAACATCATCCCCACCAACCGGCCCATGGTCCGCAAGGATCAGGAGGACGTGGTCTACAAGACCGAGCGCGAGAAGTTCATCGCCGCGGCCGAGGAGATCGAGGTCCTCCACAAGAAGGGCCAGCCGGTGCTGGTGGGCACGGTGTCGATCGCGAAGAGCGAGGCGATCTCGAACATCCTCAAGAAGCGCGGCGTGCCCCACGAGGTCTTGAACGCCAAGCAGCACGAGCGCGAGGCCATGATTGTGGCCCAGGCCGGTCGACCCGGCGCGGTGACCATCGCCACCAACATGGCCGGCCGCGGCACCGACATCTTGCTCGGCGGCAACGCCGAGGCCCTCGCGCGCGCCGAGCTGGGCCGCGCGCCCGATGCGCCGACGACCGGTCCGGACGGCACGGGCCCGGTGACGCCCGAGCAGCTCGCGGCACACGAGCAGGCGCTGAAGGATTACGAAGTCCGCCGCGAGCAGATCATCCAGAAGCACAAGGACGAGTGCGCACGCGACCAGGCCAAGGTCAAAGAGGCGGGCGGCCTGTTCATCCTCGGCACCGAGCGCCACGAGAGCCGCCGCATCGACAACCAGCTCCGCGGCCGCGCGGGCCGCCAGGGCGACGCCGGCGCCAGCCGCTTCTACCTCAGCCTCGAGGACGACCTGATGCGCATCTTCGGCTCCGAGCGCATCTCGGGCCTGATGGAGCGCATGGGCATGAAGGAGGGCGAGGTCATCGAGCACCGCTGGCTCACCTCGGCCATCGCCAACGCGCAGGAGAAGGTGGAGGCCCACCACTTCGACGCGCGCAAGAACCTCATCGAGTACGACGACGTGATGAACCAGCAGCGCAAGACCATCTACGGTCTGCGCAAGGTGGTGCTGGGCGCCGGCGCCGATGTGCCGGTCGTCGAGTACGACGAGGACGTCAAGACCAAGAAGAAGACGCGCCGCGAGTTCAAGGTCACCTGGGACGACCTGCATGCGCGCGTGCTCGACTACGTCGAGGACCTGATCATCAACATCACCGAGCAGTACTGCATCAAGCCCAACAACCCGCAGGAGTGGGACCTCGAGGGGCTCGGCAGGGCAGTGAAGGAGCACTTCAACGTCGAGATGAGCTTCAGCGCCACCAGCGCGAACTCCCGCGAAGAGCTCCAGGATCAGATCTTCCAGGTCGTCTCCAAGCACTACGAGGGCAAGGAGAAGGAGATCGGGACGGAGCAGTTCCGCAAGATCGAGCAGTACTTTTTCCTCTCCACCATCGACGCGCTCTGGAAGGACCACCTCCTGGCCATGGATCACCTGCGCCAGGGCGTGGGGCTCCGCGGCTATGCCCAGCTCGACCCGAAGAATGAGTACAAGAAGGAAGGGTACGAGATGTTCGAGATGATGATGGGCAACATCAAATCGAGCATGGTGGGCACCATGATGCGCGTGCAGGCGCAGCGGCCCGAGCAGCAGCAGCAGCAGGCCGCCGCCCACGACCACGCGCACGACGGTCACGATCACGCGCACGACCACGAGCCCGCGCCCCAGGCGTCGGAGACGCTGGCCGCGCTCGAGCGGCGCATGGCTCAGCGCAAGCCGCAGCGGATGATCGAAGGCCGCGGCAGCGGCGACGGTGAGTTCGTGGCCAACAAGCAGACGCAGGTGAAGCGCGACGAGCCCAAGGTCGGACGCAATGACCCGTGCCCGTGCGGCTCGGGCAAGAAGTACAAGAAGTGCCACGGCGCCGAGGCGACCGCGTAA
- a CDS encoding peptidoglycan DD-metalloendopeptidase family protein translates to MAKTVYTVLVVPDRSSSTMRFRVPRATILRFAAIVGVLALAAVGAMFHYAHVVSQVTDDRAIKEENVQLRGELLQIQQKVATINKTLDRVEQLDQKLRQISMLSDPDRNLAIGPVGTKEGEGELDGKQLVLDPEDGPTVESKLDSLSAEAAKQEQSLQELQEYFEDQKSLLASAPSVWPARGFVTSDFGHRLDPYTAERTMHKGLDIGVPFGTTVVAPADGTVVFASTEGGYGNVLVLDHGYGIKTRYGHLSQILVKAGQKVHRGDKIALSGNTGRSTGPHVHYEVRVNGIPQNPRKFILE, encoded by the coding sequence GTGGCGAAGACCGTCTACACCGTGCTCGTGGTTCCGGACCGCTCGTCCTCGACGATGCGCTTCCGCGTGCCGCGGGCCACCATCCTCCGGTTCGCTGCCATCGTGGGTGTCCTGGCGCTCGCCGCCGTGGGCGCCATGTTCCACTACGCGCACGTGGTGTCGCAGGTCACCGACGACCGCGCCATCAAAGAGGAGAACGTCCAGCTCCGCGGCGAGCTCCTCCAGATCCAGCAGAAGGTCGCCACCATCAACAAGACCTTGGATCGGGTGGAGCAGCTTGATCAGAAGCTCCGCCAGATCTCCATGCTCTCGGATCCGGATCGCAACCTCGCGATTGGTCCGGTGGGCACGAAGGAAGGCGAGGGCGAGCTCGACGGCAAGCAGCTCGTGCTCGATCCGGAAGACGGCCCCACCGTCGAGAGCAAGCTCGACTCGCTCTCCGCCGAGGCCGCCAAGCAGGAGCAGAGCCTGCAGGAGCTGCAGGAGTACTTCGAGGACCAGAAGTCCCTCTTGGCCAGCGCGCCCAGCGTCTGGCCCGCGCGCGGCTTCGTGACCAGCGACTTCGGCCACCGGCTCGACCCGTACACGGCCGAGCGCACCATGCACAAGGGCCTCGACATCGGCGTGCCGTTCGGCACCACGGTGGTCGCGCCGGCCGACGGCACGGTGGTCTTCGCCAGCACCGAGGGCGGCTACGGCAACGTGCTCGTGCTCGACCACGGCTACGGCATCAAGACCCGCTACGGGCACCTCTCGCAGATCCTGGTGAAGGCCGGCCAGAAGGTGCACCGCGGCGACAAGATCGCCCTCTCGGGAAACACCGGCCGCTCCACCGGCCCGCACGTGCACTACGAGGTGCGCGTGAACGGCATCCCCCAGAACCCGCGCAAGTTCATCCTCGAGTAA
- a CDS encoding Stp1/IreP family PP2C-type Ser/Thr phosphatase has product MAEITIRRGATNPDPSAPLVPVPSGPNGGLKLISKGHTDVGRKRDHNEDSYLIDEEIGLFVVCDGMGGHAGGGTASRIAVETIDKTLRSARDAATNPFVRATGLAESPIPDALREAVESACLAIFRSAQEDARLQGMGTTTSALVIHGSNAYVGHVGDSRVYLVRGDLIQQISEDHSLVNEQIKAGMITADEARNSRFKNIITRSVGFEEEVAVDVMGLVVEPNDTFIICCDGLSNLVDDRSIRDTVRQLPLEQVPTRLVDLANEAGGDDNITVIAVRVVAP; this is encoded by the coding sequence ATGGCTGAGATCACCATCCGACGTGGAGCGACGAACCCTGACCCCAGCGCGCCGCTGGTACCTGTGCCCTCTGGGCCCAACGGGGGGCTGAAGCTCATCAGTAAGGGCCACACCGACGTGGGTCGCAAGCGCGACCACAACGAGGACAGCTACCTGATCGACGAAGAGATCGGGCTGTTCGTGGTGTGCGATGGCATGGGCGGTCACGCGGGCGGCGGCACCGCCTCGCGCATCGCCGTCGAGACCATCGACAAAACCCTGCGCAGCGCGCGCGACGCTGCGACCAACCCCTTCGTCCGGGCCACCGGCCTGGCCGAGAGCCCCATCCCCGACGCCCTGCGCGAAGCGGTGGAGTCGGCGTGCCTGGCCATCTTCCGCTCCGCCCAGGAAGACGCGCGCCTCCAGGGCATGGGCACCACCACCTCGGCGCTGGTCATCCACGGCTCCAACGCGTACGTGGGCCACGTGGGCGACTCGCGCGTGTACCTGGTGCGCGGCGACCTCATCCAGCAGATCTCCGAGGACCACAGCCTGGTCAACGAGCAGATCAAGGCGGGCATGATCACCGCCGATGAAGCGCGCAACAGCCGCTTCAAGAACATCATCACCCGCTCGGTGGGCTTCGAAGAGGAAGTCGCCGTCGACGTGATGGGCCTGGTGGTCGAGCCCAACGACACCTTCATCATCTGCTGCGACGGTCTCTCCAACCTGGTCGACGACCGCAGCATCCGCGACACCGTGCGCCAGCTCCCGCTGGAGCAGGTGCCCACGCGGTTGGTGGATCTCGCCAACGAGGCCGGTGGCGACGACAACATCACCGTCATCGCCGTGCGCGTCGTCGCGCCGTGA
- the recN gene encoding DNA repair protein RecN, with the protein MLTTLRIQNLAIVDQLEVELAPGLNVVTGETGAGKSILVDAVQLLLGGRAQPDAVRAGASEAVVEGHFAGEGIDARLSALGLPSANDELLVRRAIAKGGRGRVWLNGALSTVGMLGQLGRGLVELSGQHEHVSLMDVGTHLQLLDAFAEAAALLEAHHAAHQSWLLAVRSRDALASDAAERARRADYLAFQVRELEALQPNEGEEAKLAIERRRLSGVEKLRAASEAALELLEGGALEQAQRARAKLAEVVSLDAQLEPVARGLDAGLAELEEASRSLARHVRVLEAQPERLAEVDERLELFRQLARKHGCKPDELPQRLSDARRELDGLVHHEARSASLDAEVVKSRNAAESTAQRLTALRRGSAARFARSVAKELGKLGMPQTRFEVALSAAELGATGMDHVELLMGPNPGEPLLPLARVASGGELSRALLAIRCALAGADPVQTYVFDEVDAGIGGAVASAVGRALQEVSAQRQVLCVTHLPQVAAFADHHLAVRKDVTRGRTVSAVRVLSEPPARQSELARMLGGERVSPAALEHAAQLLQAARREEKGAVRRATRRAARQVRA; encoded by the coding sequence ATGCTCACGACGCTTCGAATCCAGAACCTGGCCATCGTGGATCAGCTCGAGGTGGAGCTGGCCCCGGGGCTGAACGTGGTCACCGGCGAGACGGGCGCGGGGAAGTCCATCCTCGTCGACGCCGTCCAGCTCCTGCTGGGCGGGCGCGCCCAGCCCGACGCCGTGCGCGCGGGGGCCAGCGAGGCGGTGGTCGAGGGCCACTTCGCCGGCGAAGGCATCGACGCGCGGCTCTCTGCGCTCGGGCTGCCCTCGGCCAACGACGAGCTGCTCGTGCGGCGTGCCATCGCCAAGGGCGGGCGCGGGCGGGTGTGGCTCAACGGCGCGCTCTCCACGGTGGGCATGCTCGGGCAGCTCGGGCGCGGGCTGGTGGAGCTGTCGGGGCAGCACGAGCACGTGTCGCTGATGGACGTGGGCACGCATCTTCAGCTGCTCGACGCCTTCGCCGAGGCCGCCGCGCTGCTCGAGGCGCACCACGCCGCGCACCAGAGCTGGCTGCTCGCCGTGCGCTCCCGCGACGCGCTGGCCTCCGATGCCGCCGAGCGCGCCCGACGCGCGGACTACCTCGCGTTCCAGGTCCGCGAGCTCGAGGCGCTGCAGCCGAACGAAGGCGAGGAGGCGAAGCTGGCCATCGAGCGGCGGCGGTTGTCGGGCGTGGAGAAGCTGCGGGCCGCGAGCGAGGCCGCGCTGGAGCTGCTCGAGGGCGGCGCGCTGGAGCAGGCCCAGCGCGCACGCGCGAAGCTGGCCGAGGTCGTCTCCCTGGACGCGCAGCTCGAGCCCGTCGCGCGCGGGCTCGATGCGGGGTTGGCCGAGTTGGAGGAAGCCTCGCGTTCGCTCGCGCGGCACGTGCGCGTGCTGGAGGCGCAGCCCGAGCGGCTGGCCGAGGTGGACGAGCGGCTGGAGCTCTTTCGTCAGCTCGCGCGCAAGCACGGGTGCAAGCCCGATGAGCTGCCCCAGCGGCTGTCCGACGCGCGCCGCGAGCTCGACGGGCTGGTGCACCACGAGGCGCGGAGCGCGTCGCTGGATGCGGAGGTGGTGAAGTCGCGGAACGCGGCCGAGTCCACGGCGCAGCGGCTCACCGCGCTCCGACGCGGCTCGGCGGCGCGGTTCGCGCGCTCGGTGGCGAAGGAGCTGGGCAAGCTGGGCATGCCCCAGACGCGCTTCGAAGTGGCGCTCTCGGCCGCCGAGCTGGGCGCGACGGGAATGGATCACGTGGAGCTGCTCATGGGGCCGAACCCGGGCGAGCCGCTCTTGCCGCTCGCGCGCGTGGCCTCGGGCGGCGAGCTCTCTCGCGCGCTGCTCGCCATCCGCTGCGCGCTCGCCGGCGCCGACCCGGTGCAGACGTATGTGTTCGACGAGGTCGACGCGGGCATTGGTGGTGCGGTCGCTTCGGCCGTGGGCCGCGCGCTGCAAGAAGTCTCGGCGCAGCGGCAGGTGCTCTGCGTGACCCACCTGCCGCAGGTGGCCGCGTTCGCTGATCACCACCTCGCGGTCCGCAAGGACGTCACCCGCGGACGGACCGTCTCGGCGGTGCGCGTGTTGTCCGAGCCCCCCGCGCGACAGAGCGAGCTCGCGCGCATGCTGGGCGGCGAGCGGGTGAGCCCGGCAGCCCTGGAGCACGCGGCGCAGCTGCTCCAGGCGGCCCGCCGCGAGGAGAAGGGGGCTGTTCGGCGTGCGACACGCCGGGCCGCGCGTCAAGTTCGGGCATGA
- a CDS encoding NAD(+)/NADH kinase, translating to MSAGAEIKNVAIVAKPGAPNAASAARELAAKLRSLGRNVLLEGHVAVELRETPASREQVAAEADLVVVLGGDGTLIYAAGILRQTEREVPILGVNLGSLGFMTEVPLADMYPVLDQFLAGECILERRIRLTVEVERGGRVVLAGEVINDAVINKGALARIVDLEARVDGRRLTTYKADGIIVSTPTGSTAYSLSANGPIVVPTLDAVLLTPICPHSLAQRPVVLPAESRVELQLTSSNGEVFLTLDGQSGLPMQQGDVLRLHRANKAMVLVKNPQIDFFGLLRAKLRWGER from the coding sequence ATGTCCGCAGGGGCCGAGATCAAGAACGTGGCCATCGTGGCCAAGCCGGGGGCGCCCAACGCGGCCAGCGCCGCGCGCGAGCTCGCCGCCAAGCTGCGCTCGCTGGGGCGCAACGTGCTCCTCGAGGGGCACGTGGCCGTGGAGCTGCGCGAGACCCCGGCAAGCCGCGAGCAGGTGGCGGCCGAGGCGGATCTGGTGGTCGTCCTCGGCGGCGACGGCACGCTCATCTATGCCGCGGGCATCCTGCGCCAGACCGAGCGCGAGGTGCCCATCCTCGGCGTGAACCTGGGCTCGCTGGGGTTCATGACCGAGGTGCCGCTCGCCGACATGTACCCGGTGCTGGACCAGTTCCTCGCCGGCGAGTGCATCCTCGAGCGGCGCATCCGGCTGACGGTCGAGGTGGAGCGGGGCGGGCGCGTGGTGCTCGCGGGCGAGGTCATCAACGACGCGGTCATCAACAAGGGCGCGCTCGCGCGAATCGTCGATCTGGAAGCGCGCGTCGACGGCCGGCGGCTCACCACCTACAAGGCCGACGGCATCATCGTCTCCACGCCCACGGGCTCGACCGCGTATTCGCTCTCCGCGAACGGGCCGATCGTCGTGCCCACGCTGGATGCCGTGCTGCTCACGCCGATCTGTCCGCACTCGCTGGCGCAGCGGCCGGTGGTGCTGCCCGCGGAGTCGCGCGTGGAGCTGCAGCTCACGAGCAGCAACGGCGAGGTGTTCCTCACGCTCGACGGCCAGTCGGGCCTGCCCATGCAGCAAGGCGACGTGCTCCGGCTGCATCGCGCCAACAAGGCCATGGTGCTGGTGAAGAACCCGCAGATCGACTTCTTCGGCCTGCTGCGCGCCAAGCTGCGGTGGGGAGAGCGGTAG